The Vibrio quintilis DNA window ACCTGCCTTAATTGCGGCACGCAGCATATCACCAGTGGAAATTTGTGGAATGCCATACTTTTCCATGATGAATTGTGCTTGTGTTCCTTTTCCTGCCCCTGGAGCACCCAAAAGAATGATGCGCATGATTAATCCTCTTAAGAATAGAACGATTTATACCGAAGCTCACAGTCTGTCCATACTGGTAAGCTGTTCACACGATAAGTTTCGGTATAATAATTTTTATACAACGAGCCGTATATCTGTCCATCAGCGATACGGCAGGCGAGCAAAATACACGCCTTCTGGCTGAGATTCAAGCCCGGAAGAATAACATAAAAACAAATCTCTTTTATGATAAAACCGGTTTAAACAGCGGTTCTTTTACTAAATGCTAAACCGTGAAAACTCATGGAAATGATTTAAAATCAATGAATAAAAGAACCCGCAAAAGCGGGTCCTCAATTTGAAAAAACTTAGTTTTTCGCTAAAAGCTGATTAATTGCGGTCAGGAACTGCGCTGGATCTTCCATCGCCCCACGCTCTGCAAGCATGGCTTGTCCCAGCAACATTTCAACCCAACGTCCAAAGACTTCTTCATCAGGTTCGTCAGCCATTTTTTGAACCAGTTGATGATCAGGGTTTAATTCCAGAATATATTTCACATCCGGTGCAGCCTGACCAGCCGCTTCAAGTAACTTAGCCATTTGTGTACCAATTTCATTGTCATCTGTTACTACAACTGCTGGTGTTGAAGCCAGTTTGAAAGTTGTACGGACTTCTTTGACCCGATCGCCCAAATAAGATTTTGTTCTCTCGACAACAGATTTGAATGCTTCTTCAGCTTCTTTGTGCTTTTCTTTTTCAGCTTCATCTTCAAACTGACTTAAGTCCAGTCCGGCTTTAGTAATAGACTGGAATGACTTACCATCAAATTCTGTCAGGTAATTCATTAACCATTCATCAATGCGGTCATACATCAGGATGACTTCAATCCCTTTCGACCTGAATTGCTCCAGGTGCGGACTATTTTTCGCCGCAGCATAGCTATCTGCCGTCAGATAATAAATCTTATCCTGCCCTTCTTTCATCCGTTCAACGTAAGATGTCAGACTGACATTCTGCTCAGCACTGTCTGTATGAGACGAAGCAAACCGTAATAATCCGGCCACTTTTTCTTTGTTTGAGAAGTCCTCAGCCGGACCTTCCTTCATCACCAGACCAAACTCTTTCCAAAAACTCTGATATTTTTCTTCATCGCTGTTTGCCATACGTTCCAGCATGGTCAAAACCCGTTTGGTACAGGCACTACGTAATGATTGCGTGACCTTATTATCCTGAAGAATTTCACGGGATACATTCAAAGGCAAATCATTGGAATCAATCAAGCCTTTGACAAAACGAAGATAAGAAGGCATGAACTGTTCGGCATCATCCATAATAAAGACACGCTGAACATAAAGCTTCAGACCACGTTTGTGATCGCGATTCATCATGTCCCAGGGCGCTTTAGAAGGGATATACAACAAACTTGTATAATCATTTTTACCTTCAACCTTGTTATGACTCCAAAC harbors:
- the htpG gene encoding molecular chaperone HtpG codes for the protein MSETATKNKETRGFQSEVKQLLHLMIHSLYSNKEIFLRELISNASDAADKLRFQALSNPDLYQGDADLAVKLTFDAEANTLTVSDNGVGMSRESVIENLGTIAKSGTKEFFANLSDDQVKDSQLIGQFGVGFYSAFIVADSVTVRTRSVDASVEEGVQWQSHGEGDYTLETVHKETRGTDIVLHMKEEGKEFLSEWRLKELVSKYSDHIGIPVYILVKKKDEEGKETDETEWDKINKAEALWTRSKSDISEEEYQEFYKHVSHDFSDPLVWSHNKVEGKNDYTSLLYIPSKAPWDMMNRDHKRGLKLYVQRVFIMDDAEQFMPSYLRFVKGLIDSNDLPLNVSREILQDNKVTQSLRSACTKRVLTMLERMANSDEEKYQSFWKEFGLVMKEGPAEDFSNKEKVAGLLRFASSHTDSAEQNVSLTSYVERMKEGQDKIYYLTADSYAAAKNSPHLEQFRSKGIEVILMYDRIDEWLMNYLTEFDGKSFQSITKAGLDLSQFEDEAEKEKHKEAEEAFKSVVERTKSYLGDRVKEVRTTFKLASTPAVVVTDDNEIGTQMAKLLEAAGQAAPDVKYILELNPDHQLVQKMADEPDEEVFGRWVEMLLGQAMLAERGAMEDPAQFLTAINQLLAKN